The DNA region AAACTGATCTTGTGATTTCTTATCAACATGTGGTGAACGCAATACTGTATACACGGTCTTTTCTGTTGGTAGAGGAATTGGTCCTATTATCTTAGCACCACTGTTTCGGGCACTTTTTACTATCTCGGCAACGGAATTATCTAAGAGACGATAATCGTACGCCTTAAGTTTTATGCGTATTTTACTAAGTTCTTTTGTTGACATCTCTGCTCCTATCTTTCTGTAACATAGATTTCACTTCATCTGTCACCCTGAGTGCCTCAACTC from Candidatus Cloacimonadota bacterium includes:
- the rpsJ gene encoding 30S ribosomal protein S10, whose translation is MSTKELSKIRIKLKAYDYRLLDNSVAEIVKSARNSGAKIIGPIPLPTEKTVYTVLRSPHVDKKSQDQFEMRVHKRVIDIMNPTPQTTNALKKLSLPAGVHVEIKV